A single window of Coffea eugenioides isolate CCC68of chromosome 7, Ceug_1.0, whole genome shotgun sequence DNA harbors:
- the LOC113777351 gene encoding uncharacterized protein LOC113777351, producing the protein MTNLEEMRKEVDLLQKEVEFQKNLADYWKRRWKQEYAEKIELLYKNIELEMKYKETSHADQAMTSRATCGYCGKPNHTENECWKKSKKCLYCGSTEHQISSCPSAPNKRKKYSAAN; encoded by the coding sequence atgacaaatttggaagaaatgcgtaaggaaGTGGACCTCCTTCAAAAGGAGGTAGAGTTTCAAAAGAATTTGGCTGACTACTGGAAAAGgcggtggaaacaagaatatgctgAGAAAATTGAGTTGCTATATAAGAACATAGAACTGGAAATGAAATACAAAGAAACTTCTCATGCTGATCAGGCCATGACTTCTCGTGcgacttgtggatactgtggtaAGCCCAACCACACAGAGAATGAATGTTGGAAGAAATCGAAAAAGTGCTTGTATTGTGGTAGCACTGAACATCAGATTTCAAGTTGCCCCAGTGCCCCTAACAAAAGGAAGAAATACTCAGCAGCCAATTAG